From Nicotiana tabacum cultivar K326 chromosome 20, ASM71507v2, whole genome shotgun sequence, one genomic window encodes:
- the LOC107795650 gene encoding low-temperature-induced cysteine proteinase, whose protein sequence is MATHSSTLTISISLLLLLFFFFFSTLSSASDMSILTYDENQHFRTDDEVMSLYESWLLEHGKSYNALDEKDKRFQIFKDNLRYIDEQNSVPNKSYKLGLTKFADLTNEEYRSMYLGTKTSDRRRLLKNKSDRYLPKVGDSLPDSVDWREKGVLVGVKDQGSCGSCWAFSAIASVEAVNSIVTGDVISLSEQELVDCDTSYNDGCNGGLMDYAFDFIIKNGGIDTEEDYPYTGRDGRCDQSRKNAKVVTIDGYEDVPANNEKALQKAVANQPVSIAIEAGGHDFQHYVSGIFTGKCGTAVDHGVVAAGYGSENGKDYWIIRNSWGASWGEKGYLRVQRNVASSKGLCGLAIEPSYPVKTGVNPPKPGPSPPSPIKPPTQCDDYAQCPEGTTCCCVFEYYNSCFSWGCCPLEGATCCEDHYSCCPHDYPVCNIRAGTCSISKDNPLGVKAMKHIHAEPIEAFINGGRKSSS, encoded by the exons ATGGCAACTCATAGCTCCACTCTCACCATATCCATATCCCTActtctcctcctcttcttcttcttcttctccaccttATCTTCCGCTTCCGACATGTCCATCTTAACCTACGACGAAAACCAACACTTTCGAACGGACGATGAAGTCATGTCCTTGTACGAGTCATGGCTACTCGAACATGGAAAATCGTACAACGCCTTAGACGAAAAAGACAAGCGGTTTCAGATCTTTAAAGATAACTTAAGATACATCGATGAACAAAACTCCGTTCCAAACAAGAGTTACAAGCTTGGTTTAACCAAATTTGCTGATCTGACCAACGAGGAGTACAGGTCCATGTACTTAGGTACTAAGACCAGTGATCGTCGCAGGTTGTTGAAAAACAAAAGCGATCGGTATCTTCCTAAAGTTGGGGATAGCTTGCCGGACTCAGTTGATTGGAGAGAGAAAGGTGTTCTTGTTGGAGTTAAGGATCAAGGAAGCTGTG GGAGCTGTTGGGCATTCTCTGCAATTGCTTCCGTTGAAGCAGTGAACTCGATAGTCACCGGAGATGTGATTTCACTATCGGAGCAAGAACTGGTGGATTGTGATACTTCCTACAATGACGGCTGCAATGGCGGTCTTATGGACTATGCCTTTGATTTCATCATCAAAAATGGAGGAATTGACACTGAGGAAGACTACCCTTACACAGGCCGTGATGGCAGATGTGACCAGTCAAGG AAAAATGCCAAGGTTGTTACCATAGATGGGTATGAAGATGTTcctgcaaataatgaaaaggcACTGCAAAAGGCTGTTGCAAATCAACCTGTGAGCATTGCCATTGAAGCTGGTGGCCACGACTTTCAACACTATGTATCG GGTATCTTTACTGGAAAATGTGGAACTGCAGTGGACCATGGAGTAGTTGCTGCTGGATATGGTAGCGAAAATGGTAAGGATTATTGGATTATCAGGAACTCTTGGGGTGCTTCCTGGGGAGAGAAAGGTTACCTTCGGGTTCAACGTAACGTTGCCAGTTCTAAAGGTTTGTGTGGATTAGCCATAGAGCCTTCTTACCCAGTCAAGACAGGCGTAAATCCCCCTAAACCTGGACCTTCTCCTCCATCTCCAATCAAGCCACCTACTCAGTGTGATGATTATGCTCAATGCCCCGAGGGTACCACTTGCTGTTGTGTCTTTGAATACTATAACTCCTGCTTTTCTTGGGGATGTTGCCCTCTTGAAGGAGCCACTTGCTGTGAAGATCACTACAGTTGTTGCCCACACGACTATCCTGTCTGCAATATTCGTGCAGGCACCTGCTCAATA AGCAAGGACAACCCGCTGGGAGTGAAGGCAATGAAGCACATCCATGCCGAACCAATTGAGGCCTTCATAAATGGAGGAAGGAAGAGCAGTTCTTGA